A region of Pseudoalteromonas aliena SW19 DNA encodes the following proteins:
- the nqrM gene encoding (Na+)-NQR maturation NqrM, whose product MSLFLLTFGLLILIVSAMAVGMIVQKKSMASSCGGLGSVGIDKACDCDDPCDKRKNRLAKEQAWKENQII is encoded by the coding sequence ATGTCACTTTTTCTTCTTACTTTTGGCTTACTAATTTTGATAGTGTCGGCTATGGCCGTTGGTATGATCGTGCAAAAAAAATCTATGGCAAGCAGCTGTGGTGGTTTGGGCTCGGTTGGTATTGATAAAGCCTGTGATTGCGATGATCCATGTGATAAGCGCAAAAACCGTTTAGCAAAAGAGCAAGCCTGGAAAGAAAATCAAATTATTTAA
- a CDS encoding FAD:protein FMN transferase, which yields MNRVSTSQGIMAFLLITLTLLLSGCGEKPELKETFLEGKTMGTTYHIKYYDEQAQLSASQLKSQIDAVLKDVNQSMSTYIEDSEINTFNRLPANQVMPISEDFRAVISESIRLGESTKTLDVTMGPLIDLWGFGPDKKPTNRPSDEELVSMIKNIGVDKLTLTAQGLAKKVAGLELSFSATAKGYGIDKVAQLLESHNITNYMVEIGGELRIAGEKPNNKDWVIAIEQPDAQPGERKVHRILTPGTNGIATSGDYRIFYEMNGEIYTHLIDPTTGMPTKHDLVSVTVLHPSAMTADGLATALTVMGMDKAQAYAQEHDLPVYLIAKSKDGLITYSSPAFKPYL from the coding sequence ATGAATCGAGTAAGTACTTCACAAGGCATAATGGCTTTTTTGCTAATTACACTGACCTTATTATTGTCTGGGTGTGGTGAAAAGCCTGAGTTAAAAGAGACCTTTTTAGAAGGTAAAACTATGGGGACCACTTATCATATTAAATATTACGATGAGCAAGCTCAGTTGTCGGCCTCACAATTAAAGTCGCAAATAGACGCTGTTTTAAAAGATGTTAATCAATCTATGTCTACTTACATAGAAGACTCTGAGATAAATACATTCAACAGATTACCAGCAAATCAGGTTATGCCGATTAGTGAAGATTTTAGGGCTGTTATATCTGAGTCTATTCGGTTAGGTGAGTCAACCAAAACACTTGATGTCACTATGGGGCCATTAATCGATTTATGGGGATTTGGCCCAGATAAAAAACCAACTAATCGTCCTAGCGATGAAGAGTTAGTTAGTATGATTAAAAATATAGGCGTTGATAAGCTTACGCTAACAGCTCAAGGTTTGGCTAAAAAAGTGGCTGGCTTAGAGCTATCGTTTTCGGCAACGGCTAAAGGCTACGGTATTGATAAGGTGGCGCAATTATTAGAAAGCCACAATATTACCAACTACATGGTTGAAATTGGCGGTGAGCTTCGAATTGCAGGCGAAAAGCCAAATAATAAAGATTGGGTAATAGCTATAGAGCAACCAGATGCACAACCTGGAGAGCGTAAAGTACACCGTATTTTAACGCCGGGTACTAATGGTATTGCAACGTCAGGTGATTACCGGATTTTTTATGAGATGAATGGCGAAATTTATACTCATTTAATTGACCCAACAACAGGAATGCCAACTAAGCATGACCTAGTATCGGTAACCGTGCTTCATCCAAGTGCTATGACAGCTGATGGTTTAGCGACAGCATTAACCGTTATGGGCATGGATAAAGCGCAAGCTTATGCTCAGGAGCATGACTTACCTGTATATTTAATCGCTAAATCGAAAGACGGTTTAATAACATACTCAAGCCCTGCATTTAAACCTTATTTATAG
- the nqrF gene encoding NADH:ubiquinone reductase (Na(+)-transporting) subunit F, translated as MDYQIFLGVGVFIAIVVLLVLVIIGAKSQLVASGDIIIGINGDKDKAITTSAGNKLLSALSESGIFVSSACGGGGSCGQCRVHIKEGGGDILPTELDHISKGEAREGCRLACQVNVKNDMEIELEESIFGVKKWDCEVISNDNKATFIKELKLQIPDGESVPFRAGGYIQIEAPPHHVKYADFDVPEEYRGDWNHFGFFDLESKVDEETIRAYSMANYPEEEGIIMLNVRIAAPPPRNLSLPCGKMSSYIWSLTAGDKVTISGPFGEFFAKDTDAEMVFVGGGAGMAPMRSHIFDQLKRLNSKRKMSFWYGARSEREMFYVEDFDGLAAENPNFVWHTALSDPQPEDNWEGYTGFIHNVLFENYLKDHEAPEDCEYYMCGPPMMNAAVITMLKDLGVEDENILLDDFGG; from the coding sequence ATGGATTATCAGATTTTCTTAGGCGTTGGTGTTTTTATCGCTATCGTTGTACTACTGGTTTTAGTCATCATTGGTGCTAAATCTCAGTTAGTTGCAAGCGGTGATATCATCATCGGTATTAATGGTGATAAAGATAAAGCCATTACTACATCAGCAGGTAATAAGCTTTTAAGTGCATTATCTGAGTCAGGTATATTTGTATCATCTGCATGTGGTGGCGGTGGCTCTTGTGGCCAGTGTCGTGTACACATTAAAGAAGGTGGTGGCGATATCCTGCCAACTGAGCTTGATCACATATCTAAAGGCGAAGCCCGTGAAGGCTGTCGTTTAGCGTGTCAGGTAAATGTTAAAAACGACATGGAAATTGAGCTTGAAGAGTCAATTTTCGGTGTTAAGAAGTGGGATTGTGAAGTTATCTCTAACGATAACAAAGCAACGTTCATTAAAGAACTTAAGCTTCAAATTCCAGATGGTGAGTCAGTACCGTTCCGTGCGGGTGGTTACATCCAAATCGAAGCGCCACCTCATCACGTTAAATATGCAGATTTCGATGTTCCTGAAGAATATCGTGGTGATTGGAACCACTTTGGTTTCTTCGATCTGGAGTCAAAAGTAGACGAAGAAACTATTCGTGCTTACTCAATGGCTAACTACCCAGAAGAAGAAGGCATCATTATGCTTAACGTGCGTATTGCTGCTCCGCCGCCAAGAAACCTTAGCTTGCCGTGTGGTAAAATGTCTTCGTACATTTGGTCACTTACAGCTGGCGATAAAGTAACTATTTCAGGTCCATTTGGTGAGTTTTTCGCTAAAGACACCGATGCAGAAATGGTATTTGTTGGTGGTGGTGCTGGTATGGCGCCAATGCGTTCTCATATCTTTGACCAACTTAAACGTTTGAACTCTAAACGTAAGATGAGCTTTTGGTATGGTGCACGTTCTGAACGTGAAATGTTCTACGTAGAAGATTTTGACGGCTTAGCCGCTGAGAATCCTAACTTCGTATGGCATACAGCGCTTTCAGATCCACAACCTGAAGATAACTGGGAAGGCTATACTGGCTTCATCCATAACGTGTTATTTGAGAACTATCTTAAAGATCATGAAGCGCCGGAAGATTGTGAGTACTACATGTGTGGTCCTCCAATGATGAACGCGGCAGTTATTACTATGCTTAAAGATTTAGGTGTTGAAGACGAAAATATCTTACTAGATGACTTCGGTGGCTAA
- the nqrE gene encoding NADH:ubiquinone reductase (Na(+)-transporting) subunit E — MEHYISLFVKAVFIENLALSFFLGMCTFLAVSKKVTTSIGLGVAVIVVLGISVPVNNLVYHAVLAPGSLTWLGYPDADLSFLRFLTFIGVIAALVQILEMVLDKFFPVLYNALGIFLPLITVNCAIFGAVSFMVERNYNFSESVVYGIGAGVGWALAITLLAGIREKMKYSDVPDGLRGLGITFITVGLMGLGFMSFSGISL; from the coding sequence GTGGAACATTATATTAGTTTATTTGTAAAAGCCGTTTTTATTGAAAACTTAGCGTTATCATTTTTCTTAGGCATGTGTACTTTTTTAGCAGTATCTAAAAAAGTGACTACTTCAATTGGCCTAGGTGTAGCGGTTATCGTTGTTTTAGGTATTTCTGTACCTGTTAACAACTTGGTTTACCATGCTGTGTTAGCACCAGGCTCACTTACGTGGCTTGGTTATCCTGATGCAGACCTTAGCTTTTTACGTTTCTTAACTTTCATTGGCGTTATTGCAGCGCTAGTGCAAATTCTTGAAATGGTATTAGATAAATTCTTCCCAGTACTTTACAACGCGTTAGGTATCTTTTTACCATTGATCACAGTTAACTGTGCAATCTTTGGTGCGGTATCTTTCATGGTTGAGCGTAACTATAACTTCAGTGAGTCTGTTGTTTATGGTATTGGCGCTGGTGTTGGTTGGGCACTTGCAATTACATTACTTGCAGGTATCCGTGAGAAAATGAAGTATTCAGACGTGCCAGACGGCTTACGTGGTTTAGGTATTACCTTCATCACTGTTGGTTTAATGGGACTTGGCTTTATGTCATTCTCTGGTATTTCACTGTAA
- a CDS encoding NADH:ubiquinone reductase (Na(+)-transporting) subunit D, with the protein MADTKEMKAVLFGPVLANNPIALQVLGICSALAVTSSLKNALIMSIALTLVTAFSSFFISIIRNQIPSSVRIIVQMTIIASLVIVVDQVLQAFSYATAKELSVFVGLIITNCIVMGRAEAYAMKSPPLMSFLDGIGNGLGYSVVLLTVGFIRELFGKGTLFGVDIIPLVQDGGWYQPMGLLILPPSAFFIIGLFIWVLRTYKKDQVEAKA; encoded by the coding sequence ATGGCTGATACTAAAGAAATGAAGGCGGTCCTATTTGGTCCGGTTTTAGCTAACAACCCAATCGCACTACAAGTACTGGGTATTTGTTCTGCGCTAGCGGTAACGTCTAGCTTAAAAAATGCGTTAATTATGTCAATCGCATTGACGTTAGTAACTGCATTTTCTAGCTTCTTTATCTCGATTATTCGTAACCAGATCCCATCGTCAGTACGTATCATTGTACAAATGACGATTATTGCATCATTAGTAATTGTTGTTGACCAAGTATTGCAAGCGTTTTCTTATGCTACAGCTAAAGAGCTTTCAGTATTTGTTGGTCTAATTATTACTAACTGTATCGTAATGGGTCGTGCTGAAGCATATGCGATGAAGTCACCACCACTTATGTCATTCCTTGATGGTATTGGTAATGGTTTAGGCTACTCTGTTGTTTTACTTACTGTTGGTTTCATTCGTGAGCTATTCGGTAAAGGAACACTATTCGGTGTTGATATTATCCCATTAGTACAAGATGGCGGTTGGTATCAACCTATGGGTCTATTAATATTACCACCGAGTGCATTCTTCATCATTGGTTTATTCATATGGGTACTTCGTACTTATAAGAAAGACCAAGTAGAAGCTAAAGCGTAA
- a CDS encoding Na(+)-translocating NADH-quinone reductase subunit C has product MSSNNESIGKTLAVVVALCLVCAIIVSFASVQLRPLQQANKNKDIQSNILAAAGIDKVENVSDTFNAKIEARVVNMTTGEFVDTDPTIFDFEKSKYDAALSVSLKEKGVKDIAGIQRVTKESPVYISKKEDGSIDAIILPIQGYGLWGLMYGFISLESDGETVKNIIFYKHNETPGLGGEIQNPQWTATWQGKELPIQIVKGTANGNEHKIDGLSGATLTSNGVEHAVDFWTGENGFGPFLAKVRKGALK; this is encoded by the coding sequence ATGTCTAGTAATAACGAATCAATCGGTAAAACGTTAGCAGTTGTTGTCGCACTATGTTTAGTGTGTGCAATTATTGTATCGTTTGCTTCTGTACAGCTTCGTCCTTTACAGCAAGCTAATAAAAATAAAGATATTCAAAGCAATATCTTAGCAGCTGCGGGCATAGATAAAGTTGAAAATGTATCTGATACATTTAATGCTAAAATCGAAGCGCGCGTTGTAAATATGACCACAGGTGAGTTTGTAGATACAGACCCAACAATCTTTGATTTTGAAAAAAGCAAATACGATGCAGCGCTAAGTGTTTCTCTAAAAGAGAAAGGCGTTAAAGACATTGCTGGTATTCAACGTGTGACTAAAGAGTCACCGGTGTATATCTCGAAAAAAGAAGATGGCTCTATTGATGCAATCATTCTTCCTATTCAGGGCTATGGCTTATGGGGCTTAATGTACGGTTTTATCTCGCTTGAGAGCGATGGCGAAACAGTTAAAAACATTATCTTCTACAAACATAATGAAACGCCTGGCTTAGGTGGTGAAATCCAAAATCCACAGTGGACTGCTACGTGGCAAGGCAAAGAGCTACCAATTCAAATTGTTAAAGGTACTGCTAACGGCAATGAGCATAAGATCGATGGTCTTTCAGGTGCTACATTAACGTCTAACGGTGTTGAACATGCAGTTGACTTTTGGACTGGCGAAAATGGCTTTGGCCCTTTCCTTGCGAAAGTACGTAAAGGAGCATTGAAATAA
- a CDS encoding NADH:ubiquinone reductase (Na(+)-transporting) subunit B has product MGLKKYLEDIEPNFEAGGKYEKFYALYEAAATIFYTPGYVNKGKTHVRDNIDLKRMMILVWMATFPAMFFGMFNIGHQAAGALAQGFELANSWQVGLFQFFGGELTANAGWGAKMFYGACFFLPIYAVTFAVGGFWEVIFASVRKHEINEGFFVTSVLFALILPATIPLWQVALGITFGVVIAKEIFGGTGRNFLNPALAGRAFLFFAYPAQISGDTVWTAVDSFSGATMLGQAFVGTLDFSNMELWWNAFYGFIQGSVGETSTLALLVGGLFLIYVRIASWRIVLGVFLGMVATAFLLNAVGSETNPVFAMPWYWHLVLGGFAFGMFFMATDPVSAAFTNKGKFAYGLLIGLMVVLIRVVNPAFPEGMMLAILFANLFAPLFDHFVVQANIKRRLARNV; this is encoded by the coding sequence ATGGGTTTAAAAAAATATCTAGAAGATATCGAGCCGAATTTTGAAGCCGGTGGAAAATATGAAAAGTTTTATGCACTGTATGAAGCAGCTGCAACTATTTTTTATACACCAGGCTATGTAAATAAAGGCAAGACACACGTACGCGATAATATCGACCTAAAACGCATGATGATTTTAGTGTGGATGGCGACGTTCCCAGCTATGTTTTTTGGTATGTTCAACATCGGTCACCAGGCCGCAGGTGCTTTAGCACAAGGTTTTGAACTAGCAAACTCGTGGCAGGTTGGTCTGTTTCAGTTCTTTGGTGGTGAATTAACCGCTAATGCGGGCTGGGGCGCTAAAATGTTTTACGGAGCATGTTTCTTCCTACCAATTTACGCAGTCACATTTGCTGTAGGTGGTTTTTGGGAAGTGATTTTTGCTTCTGTGCGTAAGCATGAAATTAATGAAGGTTTCTTCGTTACTTCTGTATTATTTGCACTTATTTTACCTGCAACAATTCCTTTATGGCAAGTTGCACTAGGTATCACATTCGGTGTAGTAATCGCTAAAGAAATTTTTGGTGGTACTGGTCGTAACTTCTTAAACCCTGCTTTGGCTGGTCGTGCGTTCTTATTCTTCGCATACCCTGCGCAAATTTCGGGTGACACAGTATGGACTGCAGTAGATTCTTTCTCTGGTGCGACTATGCTAGGCCAAGCTTTTGTTGGCACACTTGATTTTTCAAACATGGAATTATGGTGGAATGCATTTTACGGTTTCATTCAAGGTTCTGTTGGTGAGACATCGACACTTGCATTACTTGTAGGTGGTTTATTCTTAATTTACGTTCGCATCGCTTCTTGGCGTATCGTACTAGGTGTATTCCTAGGTATGGTAGCAACGGCATTCTTATTAAATGCTGTTGGCTCAGAAACTAACCCTGTATTTGCAATGCCTTGGTATTGGCATTTAGTGCTGGGTGGTTTTGCGTTTGGTATGTTCTTTATGGCTACTGACCCTGTATCGGCTGCATTTACTAACAAAGGTAAATTTGCATACGGTTTACTAATTGGTCTTATGGTGGTTCTTATCCGTGTTGTGAATCCTGCTTTCCCAGAAGGTATGATGCTAGCAATTTTATTTGCTAACTTATTCGCTCCACTGTTCGATCACTTTGTAGTGCAAGCTAATATCAAGCGGAGGTTGGCACGTAATGTCTAG
- a CDS encoding Na(+)-translocating NADH-quinone reductase subunit A, translating into MINIKKGLDLPIEGAPQQVIHDGSPVKRVAVLGEEFIGMRPTMHIRMDDQVKKGQVLFEDKKNPGVLFTAPASGVVKEINRGAKRVLQSVVIEVDGSEQITFDSFSDTELTSLDREKAKEVLIQSGQWTALRARPFSKVAAVDANPSSIFVTAIDTNPLAADPAVVIADNVQAFEAGLAVVSRLTDGKVFVCKQVGSQVPSSSIAQVEVHEFGGVHPAGLVGTHIHNLDPVSASKQVWHIGYQDVIAYGHLFLTGEIYTSRVVSLAGPRVKNPRLVKTQLGASLDDLVAGELEDGDNRVISGSVLSGATSNGVNAFLGRYHVQVSVLLEGREKELFGWIAPGSDKFSVTRTFLSHLTPSRLFKMTTSTGGSKRAMVPIGSYERVMPLDILPTLLLRDLIARDLDSAISLGALELDEEDLALCTFVCPGKYEYGSILRDCLSTIEKEG; encoded by the coding sequence ATGATCAACATAAAAAAAGGTCTGGATTTACCCATAGAGGGCGCACCTCAGCAAGTTATTCACGACGGTTCTCCCGTCAAACGTGTAGCTGTGCTAGGTGAAGAGTTTATTGGTATGCGTCCAACCATGCATATCCGTATGGATGACCAAGTTAAAAAAGGCCAGGTACTTTTTGAAGATAAAAAGAACCCAGGCGTCCTATTTACCGCACCAGCTTCTGGTGTTGTAAAAGAAATAAATCGTGGTGCTAAACGTGTACTGCAATCTGTTGTTATTGAAGTAGACGGCAGTGAGCAAATCACCTTTGACTCTTTCTCTGACACTGAGCTTACGAGCTTAGATCGTGAAAAAGCTAAAGAAGTACTTATCCAGTCTGGTCAGTGGACGGCACTTCGTGCTCGCCCATTCAGCAAAGTTGCGGCTGTGGATGCAAATCCTAGCTCTATTTTTGTGACCGCTATCGACACTAATCCTCTTGCTGCAGATCCTGCGGTAGTTATTGCTGATAATGTGCAAGCATTTGAAGCGGGTTTAGCCGTTGTATCGCGTTTGACTGATGGGAAAGTATTTGTTTGTAAACAAGTTGGCAGTCAAGTTCCTAGCTCATCTATAGCTCAAGTAGAAGTACATGAGTTTGGTGGTGTGCATCCGGCTGGCCTTGTAGGCACTCATATCCACAATCTTGACCCTGTATCTGCTAGTAAACAAGTTTGGCATATTGGTTACCAAGACGTTATTGCGTATGGTCACTTATTCCTTACTGGTGAAATTTACACAAGTCGTGTTGTTTCGCTTGCAGGTCCTCGTGTTAAAAACCCACGTTTAGTGAAAACACAATTAGGTGCTTCATTGGATGATTTAGTTGCTGGAGAATTAGAAGACGGTGATAACCGTGTTATTTCTGGTTCTGTTTTATCTGGTGCTACTTCAAACGGTGTTAATGCGTTCTTAGGTCGTTACCACGTTCAAGTATCTGTATTACTTGAAGGTCGCGAAAAAGAACTATTTGGCTGGATTGCACCAGGTAGTGATAAATTCTCTGTAACGCGTACATTCCTTTCTCACCTCACACCGAGTCGTTTATTTAAAATGACAACGTCTACAGGTGGTTCAAAACGTGCCATGGTACCAATTGGTAGCTACGAGCGCGTAATGCCGTTAGATATTTTGCCTACGCTATTATTACGTGACTTAATTGCACGTGACTTAGACAGTGCAATTTCATTAGGCGCGCTTGAACTTGATGAAGAAGATTTAGCGTTATGTACCTTCGTTTGTCCTGGCAAATACGAGTATGGTTCTATCCTGCGCGATTGCTTATCAACGATCGAGAAGGAAGGCTAG
- the fabV gene encoding enoyl-ACP reductase FabV: MVIKPKIRGFICTNAHPTGCSEHVQEQINYVKQQGALKNAPKNVLVIGASTGYGLASRITAAFGGGAKTLGIFFEKEGTERKTGSAGWYNTAAFQEAADEAGLWSKNINGDAFSNEIKQKAIDTIKADLGKVDCIIYSLASPRRTDPNTGEVFSSTLKPIGNAVTTKNLNTSKREIDEITVEAANQDDIDNTIKVMGGEDWEMWIEALKAADVLADNFKTTAYTYIGKELTWPIYGHATIGKAKEDLDRATAAIKESTKDLNGEAYVSSLNAVVTQASSAIPIMPLYISALFKVMKADGTYEGTIEQIQALFSENLYGDNPRFDDGGHLFQNYKELEDDVQARIQAVWDKVDTSSIDELTDYVGYHSEFLRLFGFGIEGVDYEQDVDSVKPITNMID; encoded by the coding sequence ATGGTCATTAAGCCTAAAATTCGTGGATTTATCTGTACCAACGCACATCCAACGGGATGTAGCGAGCATGTTCAAGAGCAGATTAACTATGTAAAACAACAAGGGGCGTTAAAAAACGCACCAAAAAATGTATTAGTTATTGGCGCATCTACAGGCTACGGCTTGGCATCGCGTATCACAGCTGCATTTGGTGGCGGTGCTAAAACACTCGGTATTTTCTTTGAAAAAGAAGGTACTGAACGTAAAACAGGTTCTGCTGGTTGGTACAATACGGCAGCATTTCAAGAAGCAGCAGACGAAGCAGGTCTTTGGTCTAAAAATATTAATGGTGACGCGTTTTCAAACGAAATCAAGCAAAAAGCAATCGACACCATTAAAGCAGATTTGGGTAAAGTAGATTGTATTATTTACAGCCTAGCGTCTCCTCGTCGTACAGATCCAAATACGGGCGAAGTGTTCTCATCTACACTTAAGCCAATAGGTAATGCAGTAACCACTAAAAACTTGAATACGTCAAAACGCGAAATTGACGAAATTACCGTTGAAGCAGCAAATCAAGACGATATCGATAACACCATTAAAGTAATGGGTGGTGAAGATTGGGAAATGTGGATTGAGGCATTAAAAGCCGCTGATGTGTTAGCTGATAATTTTAAAACCACAGCGTACACTTATATCGGTAAAGAGCTAACATGGCCAATATACGGACATGCAACAATAGGTAAAGCAAAAGAAGATTTAGACCGTGCAACGGCTGCTATTAAAGAGTCAACAAAGGATTTAAATGGCGAAGCCTATGTATCATCACTTAATGCAGTGGTAACACAAGCAAGCTCTGCTATTCCTATTATGCCGTTATACATTTCAGCATTATTTAAAGTAATGAAGGCAGATGGTACTTACGAAGGTACAATTGAGCAGATCCAAGCACTATTTAGTGAAAACTTATATGGTGATAACCCACGCTTTGATGACGGCGGCCACTTATTTCAAAACTACAAAGAATTAGAAGATGATGTGCAAGCACGTATTCAAGCTGTTTGGGATAAAGTAGATACGAGCAGCATTGATGAGTTAACCGATTATGTCGGTTACCATAGCGAGTTTTTACGTTTATTTGGCTTTGGTATTGAGGGTGTTGATTACGAACAAGATGTGGATTCGGTCAAACCAATTACAAATATGATCGATTAA
- a CDS encoding BolA family protein yields MSMQQQIQEKISSAIACKHLNVINESHMHSKGTESHFKVIVVSEEFAGKRLLQRHREINEILKDELANHIHALAIHTYTPDEYTEQGGEAPDSPNCMGGSKSS; encoded by the coding sequence ATGTCAATGCAGCAACAAATTCAAGAAAAAATCAGCAGCGCAATTGCCTGTAAGCATTTAAATGTAATTAATGAAAGCCACATGCACAGCAAAGGCACTGAGTCACATTTTAAAGTTATCGTGGTAAGCGAAGAATTTGCCGGCAAACGCCTGTTACAACGCCATCGTGAAATTAATGAAATATTAAAAGATGAGTTAGCAAATCATATTCATGCACTCGCTATCCATACTTATACACCGGATGAGTATACCGAACAGGGCGGCGAAGCGCCTGATTCGCCTAATTGTATGGGCGGTTCTAAATCTAGCTAA